The following are encoded together in the Mesoterricola sediminis genome:
- a CDS encoding DinB family protein: MPTTLLDHLKDMHDHMAWADAVWFEAWGRSDARGDEDLRARVRHMVDVETAFLQVLDGRDVAFDRESPLPSYEALRQATREHHAAYRALLDGLDPAGLAREVVIPWFPGPPCVISVDEALTQVAMHTQHHRGQLMTRLKDLGGRPLNVDYIIWAWKGRPEGRWT; the protein is encoded by the coding sequence ATGCCGACCACCCTGCTCGACCACCTGAAGGACATGCACGACCACATGGCCTGGGCGGACGCCGTCTGGTTCGAGGCCTGGGGCCGCTCCGATGCGCGCGGCGACGAGGATCTCCGGGCCCGGGTCCGGCACATGGTCGACGTGGAGACGGCCTTCCTCCAGGTCCTGGACGGGCGGGACGTGGCCTTCGACCGGGAGAGCCCCCTGCCCTCGTACGAGGCCCTGCGCCAGGCCACCCGCGAGCACCACGCCGCCTACCGCGCGCTCCTGGACGGGCTGGACCCCGCCGGCCTCGCCCGCGAGGTGGTCATCCCCTGGTTCCCGGGCCCGCCCTGCGTCATCTCCGTGGACGAGGCCCTCACCCAGGTGGCCATGCACACCCAGCACCACCGGGGCCAGCTCATGACCCGCCTGAAGGACCTGGGGGGCCGGCCCCTCAACGTGGACTACATCATCTGGGCCTGGAAGGGCCGCCCCGAAGGCCGCTGGACCTGA
- a CDS encoding alpha/beta hydrolase family protein, whose product MLRSILLAAALLAPAFAGSPVTHEALWLMKRVGSPVPSPDGKRVVFTVTSPAYDPKDQTSDLWIRSLEDGAPPRQITFTRGAEGDVAWSPDSRRLAFTAKREGDEAPQVYVLDLAGGGEAQRITDAALGADAPRWSPDGTRLLYVSEVWPGARTEAENRAATRERKDRKYNVRAYDAYPVRHWDHWLGERKAHLFVQEARAGAPAVDLLAGSALAASPGFSGTLQNDGGQTLEAAWTPDGAGVVFAATVNRDQAALANLQTPLFLVDARGGEPRRLTSGEGHHGHLAFAPGGRRLFCARSAETPGQVYDVTRLVSYPWPFQDTPRVLTAALDRSVERYALPEGAGRVYFTYEEAGLERLHSLPLEGGTVRDEPCPDTGCVTGLAAGGPALVGKWESAVRPAEIHAFGPAGARPLTAFNAAQARDLRWSPVEHFWTVSRGRRIHSMLIRPGGFDPARRYPLLVLMHGGAANMWRDAFGLRWNYHLMAEPGYVVLLTDYTGSTGYGEAFARAIQLDPLRGPALDILAAADDAIARFPFVDASRQAAAGASYGGHLANWLQATTTRFKAIVSHAGEMDLAMQWGTSDGGWHREISTGGPVWAGAKAWTDQSPLLQAGNHDKGTGFRTPILITVGEKDFRVPLNNALMNFALQQRLQVPSRLLVFPDANHWISKGEDSRHWFQEVQGWLGRWLK is encoded by the coding sequence ATGCTCCGGTCCATCCTCCTCGCCGCCGCCCTCCTGGCGCCCGCCTTCGCCGGGAGCCCCGTCACCCACGAGGCCCTCTGGCTGATGAAGCGGGTGGGCTCCCCCGTGCCCAGCCCCGACGGCAAGCGGGTGGTCTTCACGGTCACCAGCCCCGCCTACGATCCCAAGGACCAGACCTCCGATCTGTGGATCCGGTCCCTGGAGGACGGGGCCCCGCCCCGCCAGATCACGTTCACCCGGGGCGCCGAGGGGGACGTGGCCTGGAGTCCCGATTCCCGGCGCCTGGCCTTCACCGCGAAGCGCGAGGGGGACGAGGCGCCCCAGGTCTACGTGCTCGACCTGGCCGGGGGCGGCGAGGCCCAGCGGATCACGGACGCCGCCCTCGGGGCCGACGCGCCCCGCTGGAGCCCCGACGGGACCCGCCTCCTCTACGTGAGCGAGGTCTGGCCCGGGGCCCGCACCGAGGCGGAGAACAGGGCCGCCACCCGGGAGCGCAAGGATCGGAAGTACAACGTGCGCGCCTACGACGCCTACCCCGTGCGCCATTGGGACCACTGGCTCGGCGAACGGAAGGCCCACCTCTTCGTGCAGGAGGCCCGGGCGGGGGCCCCCGCCGTGGATCTCCTCGCCGGGTCCGCCCTCGCCGCCTCCCCCGGGTTCTCGGGCACCCTCCAGAACGACGGGGGCCAGACCCTGGAGGCCGCCTGGACCCCGGACGGCGCAGGGGTGGTCTTCGCCGCCACGGTGAACCGCGACCAGGCCGCCCTGGCCAACCTCCAGACCCCCCTCTTCCTCGTGGACGCCCGGGGCGGCGAGCCCCGGCGCCTGACCTCCGGGGAGGGCCACCACGGCCACCTGGCGTTCGCCCCCGGCGGCCGGCGCCTCTTCTGCGCCCGGAGCGCGGAGACGCCGGGCCAGGTCTACGACGTCACCCGCCTGGTGAGCTACCCCTGGCCCTTCCAGGACACGCCCCGGGTCCTCACCGCGGCCCTCGACCGCAGCGTGGAGCGCTACGCCCTGCCCGAGGGCGCCGGCCGCGTCTACTTCACGTACGAGGAGGCCGGCCTGGAGCGCCTGCACTCCCTGCCCCTGGAGGGCGGCACGGTGCGGGACGAGCCCTGCCCGGACACCGGCTGCGTCACCGGCCTGGCCGCGGGCGGACCCGCCCTCGTGGGCAAGTGGGAGAGCGCCGTCCGGCCCGCCGAGATCCACGCCTTCGGCCCCGCCGGCGCGCGGCCCCTGACCGCCTTCAATGCCGCCCAGGCCCGGGATCTCCGCTGGTCCCCGGTCGAGCATTTCTGGACCGTCTCCCGGGGCCGCCGGATCCACAGCATGCTGATCCGGCCCGGCGGCTTCGACCCTGCCCGCAGGTACCCCCTCCTCGTCCTGATGCACGGCGGCGCGGCCAACATGTGGCGGGACGCCTTCGGCCTGCGCTGGAACTACCATCTGATGGCCGAGCCCGGCTACGTGGTCCTCCTCACCGACTACACCGGCTCCACCGGCTACGGCGAGGCCTTCGCCCGCGCCATCCAGCTGGATCCCCTCCGCGGCCCCGCCCTGGACATCCTGGCGGCCGCGGACGACGCCATCGCCCGGTTCCCCTTCGTGGACGCCTCCCGCCAGGCCGCGGCCGGCGCCAGCTACGGCGGGCACCTGGCCAACTGGCTCCAGGCCACCACCACCCGCTTCAAGGCCATCGTCAGCCACGCCGGGGAGATGGACCTGGCCATGCAGTGGGGCACCAGCGACGGCGGCTGGCACCGGGAGATCTCCACCGGCGGCCCCGTGTGGGCGGGGGCGAAGGCCTGGACCGACCAGAGCCCGCTGCTGCAGGCCGGGAACCACGACAAGGGCACCGGCTTCCGCACGCCCATCCTCATCACCGTCGGCGAGAAGGACTTCCGGGTCCCCCTCAACAACGCCCTCATGAACTTCGCCCTCCAGCAGCGCCTCCAGGTGCCCAGCCGCCTCCTGGTCTTCCCCGACGCCAACCACTGGATCAGCAAGGGCGAGGACAGCCGCCACTGGTTCCAGGAAGTCCAGGGCTGGCTGGGGCGGTGGCTGAAGTAG
- a CDS encoding phospholipase B family protein, translating to MRPIPTLLGVCLPTLVAAAAEPVPVPVFNAGFEQQQDEKPLGWSLAAGPGTVSIGPGRKQGFRSLRLAHPAGGAASTVVSEPVKLQVGQLYRLSAWIRTEGVAVDPTARYPTALGACLSMKSFPFTNASPTVAGNGARKVSVVFFATASTDRIQLHLGRNGKATGTAWFDGVTLEKIDDIGEAIALETVRWAGKGFRYEEGGWTFLHIEGGPYERGWQHGQLMAQELAVFVEKLANLQDRTNPGAGWERQRGLADALMLRKYEPEFLEEMKGIADGAAKAGARFQGRPIDLVDVVAINSDIDLGEIAKAAKVTATPLTGRSFAAPEEGEPGRTDRCSSFVATQSATPDGRIVMGQIFMWPPGYSGVDWNVMVDVQPTQGRRFVMQTFAGGISSGTDWYINDAGIIIGETTVAQTPFEPAGTPEANRIRKAAQYATSIDQVAEILKAGNNGLYTNDWTLADIKTNEGADFLLGTRQTRMWRTGSKGHPADTPGGLKDFIWADNNNRSLEVRKELVPNLENNPVDLAFSPANRDVAFQEVYQRYAKGGFDLAAGVALQASSPINRPHACDGKLTTSEMAEKLMFIAHYGKTTLREKWVGGRWMADLPQAVPHLTLGYTTFSPLYVVEKLKALKAAPAPQPAAPRPDVAAVKEACAFPKRLLWKNTVFPATDGENWFVSGSAAYHAILRRLPEAPDKAFDLTRDALADLNARYAWITAREGSLAPRKAVTAYDRYGAYQIPRIKGAFLLHQLRLLLGNAAFGKVMEAVHGTFHDRTMTSDAFITTASQAAGRDLRAFVEPWLDREDLPDPAVAVSAAQGAEGWDLALQVTQAGKPWHFVATVEIRTAKGARLERVEVKEGASRFTFRCAEKPVRVVFNAGRDLPVRLDNPYTLPNQLDDFDRLLYVHGTSREVEAARSLALNHRELFADNFTEILPPVKPDAEVTDEDLASRDLVVFGGPEVNGLLARMVEEKKLPVTFGKGWFRFQGRLYARPEDGLALALPNPWNPKRALFLYTANTRLELHQMTKAFQRGLPEWVVYRGSEAVAKGYGPEARFDLGVE from the coding sequence ATGCGACCCATCCCCACCCTCTTGGGCGTCTGCCTGCCGACCCTCGTGGCCGCGGCGGCGGAACCCGTCCCCGTGCCGGTCTTCAACGCCGGGTTCGAGCAGCAGCAGGACGAGAAACCCCTGGGCTGGTCCCTGGCCGCGGGCCCCGGGACCGTGTCCATCGGGCCCGGCCGGAAGCAGGGCTTCCGCAGCCTGCGCCTGGCCCATCCCGCCGGCGGCGCCGCGTCCACCGTCGTCTCGGAGCCCGTGAAGCTCCAGGTGGGCCAGCTGTACCGCCTGAGCGCCTGGATCCGGACCGAGGGCGTGGCCGTCGATCCCACCGCCCGCTACCCCACCGCCCTGGGGGCCTGCCTCTCCATGAAGAGCTTCCCCTTCACCAACGCCTCGCCGACGGTGGCCGGGAACGGCGCCCGGAAGGTGTCGGTGGTCTTCTTCGCGACGGCCTCCACGGACCGCATCCAGCTGCACCTGGGCCGCAACGGCAAGGCCACGGGCACCGCCTGGTTCGACGGGGTGACGCTGGAGAAGATCGACGACATCGGGGAGGCCATCGCCCTGGAGACGGTGCGGTGGGCCGGGAAGGGCTTCCGGTACGAGGAGGGGGGCTGGACCTTCCTCCACATCGAGGGCGGCCCCTATGAACGGGGGTGGCAGCACGGGCAGCTGATGGCCCAGGAGCTGGCCGTCTTCGTGGAGAAGCTGGCCAATCTCCAGGACAGGACCAACCCGGGCGCGGGCTGGGAGCGCCAGCGGGGCCTGGCCGACGCCCTCATGCTGCGCAAGTACGAGCCCGAGTTCCTGGAGGAGATGAAGGGCATCGCCGACGGCGCGGCCAAGGCCGGCGCCAGGTTCCAGGGCCGGCCCATCGACCTGGTCGACGTGGTGGCCATCAACTCCGACATCGACCTGGGGGAGATCGCCAAGGCCGCGAAGGTCACGGCCACCCCCCTCACGGGCCGCTCCTTCGCGGCGCCCGAGGAGGGCGAGCCGGGCCGGACGGACCGGTGCTCCTCCTTCGTGGCCACCCAGAGCGCCACGCCCGACGGCCGCATCGTCATGGGCCAGATCTTCATGTGGCCTCCCGGATACTCGGGGGTGGACTGGAACGTCATGGTGGATGTCCAGCCGACCCAGGGGCGCCGCTTCGTGATGCAGACCTTCGCGGGCGGCATCAGCTCCGGCACGGACTGGTACATCAACGACGCGGGCATCATCATCGGCGAGACCACGGTGGCCCAGACGCCCTTCGAGCCCGCGGGCACGCCCGAGGCGAACCGCATCCGCAAGGCCGCCCAGTACGCCACCAGCATCGACCAGGTCGCCGAGATCCTCAAGGCCGGCAACAACGGGCTCTACACCAACGACTGGACCCTCGCCGACATCAAGACCAACGAGGGCGCCGACTTCCTGCTGGGCACCAGGCAGACCCGGATGTGGCGCACCGGCAGCAAGGGCCACCCCGCGGACACCCCCGGCGGCCTCAAGGACTTCATCTGGGCGGACAACAACAACCGCTCCCTGGAGGTCCGCAAGGAGCTCGTGCCCAACCTGGAGAACAACCCGGTGGACCTGGCCTTCAGCCCGGCCAACCGCGACGTGGCCTTCCAGGAGGTCTACCAGCGCTACGCCAAGGGCGGTTTCGACCTGGCGGCAGGCGTGGCCCTCCAGGCCTCCAGCCCCATCAACCGGCCCCACGCCTGCGACGGGAAGCTGACCACCTCCGAGATGGCCGAGAAGCTCATGTTCATCGCCCACTACGGCAAGACCACCCTGCGCGAGAAGTGGGTGGGGGGCCGGTGGATGGCGGACCTGCCCCAGGCCGTGCCCCACCTCACCCTGGGCTACACGACCTTCAGCCCCCTGTACGTGGTCGAGAAGCTGAAGGCCCTCAAGGCCGCGCCGGCGCCCCAGCCCGCCGCCCCCAGGCCCGACGTGGCCGCGGTGAAGGAGGCCTGCGCCTTCCCCAAGCGCCTGCTGTGGAAGAACACCGTCTTCCCCGCCACCGACGGCGAGAACTGGTTCGTCAGCGGAAGCGCCGCCTACCACGCCATCCTCCGCCGCCTCCCCGAAGCCCCGGACAAGGCCTTCGACCTGACCCGGGACGCCCTGGCCGACCTCAACGCGCGCTACGCGTGGATCACCGCCCGGGAGGGCAGCCTCGCCCCCCGCAAGGCCGTCACGGCCTACGACCGCTACGGCGCCTACCAGATCCCCCGGATCAAGGGCGCCTTCCTCCTGCACCAGCTGCGGCTCCTGCTGGGGAACGCGGCCTTCGGCAAGGTCATGGAGGCGGTGCACGGGACCTTCCACGACCGGACCATGACCTCGGACGCCTTCATCACGACCGCCTCCCAGGCGGCCGGGCGTGACCTCCGGGCCTTCGTGGAGCCCTGGCTGGACCGGGAGGACCTGCCCGATCCGGCCGTGGCGGTCTCCGCCGCCCAGGGCGCCGAGGGCTGGGACCTGGCCCTCCAGGTCACCCAGGCCGGCAAGCCCTGGCACTTCGTGGCCACGGTGGAGATCCGCACCGCCAAGGGCGCGCGCCTGGAGCGGGTGGAGGTGAAGGAGGGGGCCTCCCGCTTCACCTTCCGCTGCGCCGAGAAGCCCGTGCGCGTGGTCTTCAACGCGGGCCGGGACCTTCCTGTGCGCCTGGACAACCCCTACACCCTGCCGAACCAGCTGGACGACTTCGACCGGCTCCTCTACGTCCACGGGACCTCCCGGGAGGTCGAGGCCGCCCGCAGCCTGGCCCTCAACCACCGGGAGCTCTTCGCGGACAACTTCACGGAGATCCTGCCCCCGGTCAAGCCCGACGCCGAGGTCACCGACGAGGACCTGGCCTCCCGGGACCTGGTGGTCTTCGGCGGCCCGGAGGTGAACGGCCTCCTGGCGCGCATGGTCGAGGAGAAGAAGCTGCCGGTCACCTTCGGCAAGGGCTGGTTCCGCTTCCAGGGCCGGCTCTACGCGCGGCCCGAGGACGGGCTGGCCCTGGCCCTCCCCAACCCCTGGAACCCGAAGCGGGCCCTCTTCCTCTACACGGCCAACACCCGCCTCGAGCTGCACCAGATGACCAAGGCCTTCCAGCGGGGGTTGCCCGAATGGGTCGTCTACCGCGGATCCGAGGCCGTGGCCAAGGGCTACGGCCCCGAGGCCCGCTTCGACCTCGGGGTCGAATGA
- a CDS encoding peptide MFS transporter codes for MNVDVRQETAAQPKGQPAGLWVLIFTETWERWSHYGMRAILILYLTAPAALGGLGLDKQRAAGIFGGYLLAIYLFALSGGQIADRFLGAKRTIVLGGLLIAAGQILLQVRTLNGLVASLVLIAIGTCLLKPNVSASVGRLFTKEDPRRDGAFTYEYMGINLGAMLAPIFCGYMAEQPTFIAFLKRLGLSSPSGWAWAFGLSGFGMLAGLIVFALFRHHIVDVNLPEGQKEVAPRGTGFLFILVPVLLAAAWMVIGGGIWPVQLVGGAAASIGIMAIVGWLLKRGHIQGRATASGPAGDPAAEPTLGPEDMRRLGVVGLMLCFSMTFWAVFQQAGSSLNLFAKEYTQRVIFGFEVPAAWFQSVNALGIILLGSVFAWLWTRRAGKWPSSPVKFALALMFAALGFYLLVPASLIAQGTPGQVTRVSMGWLAGVYTFHTIGELCLSPVGLSYVSKLAPKHMSSQLMGAWFFATGLGSYLAGKAAGLMGQIPLWQLFGACATVALVASLLLWIVVSPIIRRLMGGHS; via the coding sequence ATGAACGTGGACGTTCGACAGGAAACGGCTGCGCAGCCGAAAGGCCAACCCGCCGGCTTGTGGGTGCTGATCTTCACCGAGACCTGGGAGCGCTGGAGCCACTACGGCATGCGCGCCATCCTCATCCTCTACCTCACGGCCCCCGCGGCCCTGGGGGGCCTGGGCCTGGACAAGCAGCGGGCCGCCGGGATCTTCGGCGGGTACCTCCTGGCCATCTACCTCTTCGCCCTTTCCGGCGGCCAGATCGCCGACCGATTCCTGGGCGCCAAGCGCACCATCGTCCTGGGCGGCCTCCTCATCGCCGCCGGCCAGATCCTCCTGCAGGTGCGCACCCTGAACGGCCTGGTGGCCAGCCTCGTGCTCATCGCCATCGGCACCTGCCTCCTGAAGCCCAATGTGAGCGCCAGCGTCGGCCGCCTCTTCACCAAGGAGGACCCCCGCCGGGACGGCGCCTTCACTTACGAGTACATGGGCATCAACCTGGGCGCCATGCTCGCGCCCATCTTCTGCGGCTACATGGCCGAGCAGCCCACCTTCATCGCCTTCCTCAAGCGCCTGGGCCTCAGCTCGCCCTCCGGCTGGGCCTGGGCCTTCGGCCTCTCCGGGTTCGGGATGCTCGCGGGCCTCATCGTGTTCGCCCTGTTCCGGCACCACATCGTGGACGTGAACCTGCCCGAGGGCCAGAAGGAAGTGGCGCCCCGGGGCACCGGGTTCCTGTTCATCCTCGTCCCGGTGCTCCTGGCCGCGGCCTGGATGGTCATCGGGGGCGGCATCTGGCCCGTGCAGCTCGTGGGCGGCGCCGCCGCCAGCATCGGCATCATGGCGATCGTGGGCTGGCTCCTGAAGCGGGGCCACATCCAGGGCCGCGCCACGGCCTCGGGCCCGGCCGGGGATCCGGCCGCCGAACCCACCCTCGGCCCCGAGGACATGCGGCGCCTGGGCGTCGTCGGCCTGATGCTCTGCTTCAGCATGACCTTCTGGGCGGTGTTCCAGCAGGCCGGCAGCAGCCTCAACCTCTTCGCCAAGGAATACACCCAGCGGGTGATCTTCGGCTTCGAGGTGCCCGCCGCCTGGTTCCAGTCAGTGAACGCCCTGGGCATCATCCTCCTGGGCTCCGTCTTCGCTTGGCTGTGGACCCGCCGCGCAGGCAAGTGGCCCAGCAGCCCCGTCAAGTTCGCCCTCGCCCTGATGTTCGCCGCCCTGGGCTTCTACCTCCTGGTGCCGGCCTCCCTCATCGCCCAGGGCACCCCGGGCCAGGTGACCCGCGTTTCCATGGGCTGGCTGGCGGGCGTTTACACCTTCCACACCATCGGCGAGCTCTGCCTCTCCCCCGTGGGCCTCAGCTACGTGTCCAAGCTCGCCCCCAAGCACATGAGCAGCCAGCTCATGGGCGCCTGGTTCTTCGCCACCGGCCTCGGGTCGTACCTGGCGGGCAAGGCCGCCGGCCTCATGGGCCAGATCCCCCTCTGGCAGCTCTTCGGCGCCTGCGCCACCGTGGCCCTGGTGGCCTCCCTCCTCCTCTGGATCGTGGTGTCCCCCATCATCCGGCGGCTCATGGGCGGCCACAGCTAG
- a CDS encoding sigma 54-interacting transcriptional regulator, with amino-acid sequence MTPEPRTPAFRDLDPARLAHLLDAAAALGPCRDLETLGPALYRVLQEDLPLHRLALWLGAPDEGLPLSQWAAQSGPDGLLDPVSPLPAWVEATRNLAKDFYCLEQAEACGSGGMGRVLKDMGFRSAVLLPLRTPERLVGGLALASREPGAFQAVGHDYLIFLARFLSSYALRILRLRQLDELNASLTRERDQQRVLLEITNELMAHREPRDLFEAISANLRRHIAYDGLVLVVAQNDGREVEVRFIDFPGSRGHIQENRGFAPGLGPTGRAMELRQPCVFTREDLLAFPPPVPQVMVEGEGLRSMCSVPLISRNRVMGVLSFASRREGAFPPAVADLLGRAGAQVAIALDNAFAYEEIQALRDKLAQENLYLQEEMDRDYGLEIIGNSASLMKVLRQVETVAPSGATVLLLGETGTGKELMARAIHGLSPRAEKSFVQINCAAIPAGLMESELFGHEKGAFTGAISAKAGRLELAHEGTLFLDEVGDLPLELQPKLLRALQEREFERLGGVKPRKVDLRLIAATNQDLAAMVEAKTFRADLFYRLNVFPIRIPPLRERREDIPDLVRYFTQKFAQRMHKPIDAIPARAMEALAAWNWPGNVRELENFIERSVILSPGRELRIPFAELAPARPAQVEGETLRDAERSAILKALEASGGRVGGAAGAAARLGMKRTTLQSRMKKLGIGEGPLRPVG; translated from the coding sequence ATGACGCCTGAGCCCCGTACCCCGGCCTTCCGGGACCTGGATCCCGCCCGCCTCGCCCACCTGCTGGACGCGGCCGCGGCCCTGGGCCCCTGCCGGGACCTGGAGACCCTGGGCCCGGCCCTGTACCGGGTGCTGCAGGAGGACCTGCCCCTCCATCGGCTGGCTCTCTGGCTGGGCGCCCCCGACGAGGGCCTGCCCCTCTCCCAGTGGGCCGCCCAATCGGGACCGGACGGCCTCCTGGACCCGGTGAGCCCCCTGCCCGCCTGGGTCGAGGCCACCCGGAACCTGGCCAAGGACTTCTATTGCCTGGAACAGGCCGAAGCCTGCGGTTCGGGCGGCATGGGCCGGGTGCTGAAGGACATGGGCTTCCGTTCAGCCGTTCTCCTGCCCCTGCGGACACCGGAGCGCCTCGTGGGGGGCCTCGCCTTGGCGAGCCGGGAGCCCGGCGCCTTCCAGGCCGTCGGCCACGATTACCTGATCTTCCTCGCCCGGTTCCTCTCCAGCTACGCCCTGCGCATCCTCCGCCTCCGCCAGCTGGACGAACTCAACGCCAGCCTGACCCGGGAGCGGGACCAGCAGCGGGTCCTGCTGGAGATCACCAACGAGCTCATGGCGCACCGGGAGCCCCGGGACCTCTTCGAGGCCATCTCCGCGAACCTCCGCCGCCACATCGCCTACGACGGCCTCGTGCTCGTGGTCGCCCAGAACGACGGGCGGGAAGTGGAGGTGCGGTTCATCGACTTCCCCGGCAGCCGGGGCCACATCCAGGAGAACCGGGGCTTCGCCCCGGGCCTGGGCCCCACGGGGCGGGCCATGGAGCTCCGCCAGCCCTGCGTCTTCACCCGGGAGGACCTCCTGGCCTTCCCGCCGCCGGTGCCCCAGGTCATGGTCGAGGGCGAAGGCCTGCGTTCCATGTGCAGCGTGCCCCTCATCAGCCGCAACCGGGTCATGGGGGTGCTGAGCTTCGCGTCGCGCCGGGAAGGGGCCTTCCCGCCCGCGGTGGCCGACCTCCTGGGCCGGGCCGGGGCCCAGGTGGCCATCGCCCTGGACAACGCCTTCGCCTACGAGGAGATCCAGGCCCTCCGCGACAAGCTGGCCCAGGAGAACCTCTACCTGCAGGAGGAGATGGACCGGGACTACGGCCTGGAGATCATCGGCAACAGCGCCAGCCTGATGAAGGTCCTGCGGCAGGTGGAGACCGTCGCCCCCAGCGGCGCAACGGTGCTGCTCCTGGGGGAGACCGGCACGGGCAAGGAACTCATGGCCCGGGCCATCCACGGCCTCAGCCCCCGGGCCGAGAAGAGCTTCGTCCAGATCAACTGCGCCGCCATCCCCGCCGGGCTCATGGAGAGCGAGCTCTTCGGCCACGAGAAGGGGGCCTTCACCGGCGCCATCTCGGCCAAGGCCGGGCGCCTGGAGCTGGCCCACGAGGGCACCCTCTTCCTCGACGAGGTGGGCGACCTGCCCCTGGAGCTCCAGCCCAAGCTCCTGCGGGCCCTCCAGGAACGGGAGTTCGAGCGTCTCGGCGGCGTGAAGCCCCGCAAGGTGGACCTGCGCCTCATCGCCGCCACCAACCAGGACCTCGCGGCCATGGTGGAGGCGAAGACCTTCCGGGCCGACCTCTTCTACCGCCTCAACGTGTTCCCCATCCGCATCCCGCCCCTCCGGGAGCGCCGGGAGGACATCCCCGATCTGGTCCGCTACTTCACCCAGAAGTTCGCCCAGCGCATGCACAAGCCCATCGACGCCATCCCCGCCCGCGCCATGGAGGCGCTGGCGGCCTGGAACTGGCCCGGGAACGTGCGGGAGCTGGAGAACTTCATCGAGCGCTCCGTGATCCTGAGCCCGGGCCGGGAACTGCGCATCCCCTTCGCCGAGCTGGCCCCCGCCCGCCCCGCCCAGGTCGAGGGCGAGACCCTGCGGGACGCGGAGCGGAGCGCCATCCTCAAGGCCCTGGAGGCCAGCGGGGGCCGGGTGGGCGGCGCGGCCGGCGCCGCGGCCCGGCTGGGCATGAAGCGCACGACCCTCCAGAGCCGCATGAAGAAGCTCGGGATCGGCGAGGGCCCGCTTCGGCCGGTGGGGTGA
- a CDS encoding PilZ domain-containing protein — MQNKTEPSIRNAVAIREAFASVCGRGELLLLVTPYVRFESTFLRLDADAVHVQATMSREDAQYGLRSSDLRMRFPFGHQFFEAPTALKGVGLVRGRQSLALALPDVMNVDDYRASYRVERVGRLVATFSSRSYDLLLGTVVNISTSGIRLFAQRDLEEGEVRVDDLIHLSVTVTPDIALNCKAKVRYLKDRILGLEFRPRPDGELLDRFARWVFQKQAEEQILLAGRGDAEAGAAPAEARPGPGAPAVVLVSGDADLEARLRGPLREAGELRRVPPSLQAMKDLAAAGRSLAVFHVQGLGMDDRKRIRTLAEALGGKLPVLLLGTGEVEGAGLFELGNEVRAVAVYSLGPVVSGFLPRLLQGIPRKHFGREEPGAQLV, encoded by the coding sequence ATGCAGAACAAGACCGAACCCTCGATCCGCAACGCGGTGGCCATCCGCGAGGCCTTCGCCAGCGTCTGCGGCCGGGGCGAGCTGCTGCTCCTGGTGACCCCCTACGTGCGGTTCGAGTCGACCTTCCTCCGCCTGGACGCGGACGCCGTCCACGTCCAGGCCACGATGAGCCGGGAGGACGCCCAGTACGGCCTCCGCAGTTCCGACCTGCGCATGCGCTTCCCCTTCGGCCACCAGTTCTTCGAGGCGCCCACGGCCCTGAAGGGCGTGGGCCTGGTGCGGGGCCGGCAGAGCCTGGCCCTGGCCCTGCCCGACGTCATGAACGTGGACGACTACCGCGCCAGCTACCGGGTCGAGCGGGTGGGGCGCCTCGTGGCGACGTTCAGCTCCCGCAGCTACGACCTCCTCCTGGGCACGGTCGTGAACATCAGCACGTCGGGGATCCGCCTCTTCGCCCAGCGGGACCTCGAGGAGGGCGAGGTGCGGGTGGACGACCTGATCCACCTCTCCGTCACCGTCACCCCTGACATCGCCCTCAACTGCAAGGCCAAGGTCCGCTACCTCAAGGACCGGATCCTGGGCCTGGAGTTCCGCCCCCGCCCCGACGGGGAGCTCCTGGACCGCTTCGCGCGCTGGGTCTTCCAGAAACAGGCCGAGGAGCAGATCCTCCTCGCGGGCCGGGGCGACGCCGAGGCCGGCGCGGCGCCCGCGGAGGCCCGCCCCGGCCCGGGCGCCCCGGCCGTCGTCCTCGTGAGCGGCGACGCGGACCTGGAGGCCCGGCTCCGGGGCCCCCTCCGCGAGGCCGGCGAGCTCCGCCGCGTGCCCCCCTCCCTCCAGGCGATGAAGGACCTGGCCGCCGCCGGGCGCTCCCTCGCGGTCTTCCACGTCCAGGGCCTCGGCATGGACGACCGGAAGCGGATCCGCACCCTGGCCGAGGCCCTGGGCGGGAAGCTGCCGGTGCTCCTGCTGGGCACGGGCGAGGTGGAGGGGGCCGGGCTCTTCGAGCTGGGCAACGAGGTCAGGGCCGTCGCGGTCTACAGCCTCGGACCGGTGGTCTCGGGCTTCCTGCCCCGCCTCCTGCAGGGCATCCCGCGCAAGCACTTCGGGCGGGAGGAGCCGGGCGCTCAGTTGGTGTAG